CCCTGAAGGCGGACCGCCCTTCCCTTATCAAGCTCCTGGCCGAGGAAGGGGTCTCGGGGGTTCCTGCGCCTTACGCGCCGGAAGGAGTCTTGTTGCCCGAATTCCGAGGAAGGGTGACGGAGTTGAGGGCCTTCAAGAAAGGTCTTTTTCAGGTCCAGGATCAGGCCGCTCAGATCGCTTCTCATCTTCTCAGGGTCAAACCGGGTGAATGGGTCCTGGATGTATGCGCGGGACTCGGGGGAAAGGCGACCCATCTCGCCCAGCTTATGGAGAATCAGGGTGGGGTGATCGCCCTGGATATCCACCACGGACGGCTTCTCGATCTACAGGGGGCAAAACGCAGGTTGGGCCTCAGTCGCATCTTCACTGTCCAGGCGGATGCGGGTCAGGCGATCGCGAATTTGTTCCAATATCGGTTCGATAGGATCCTGGTGGACGCCCCCTGTTCCGGCCTGGGTGTTCTCTCCAGGCATCCGGACGGAAAGTGGAACAAGGGAGAGGCCGATATCTTACGGCTCTCCACATTACAGACACGGATTCTTTCGGAAGCGGCCGGTCTCCTTAGACCGGGAGGCCGAATGCTCTATGTCACCTGTACCCTTTCCAAGGAAGAAAACGAAGGGGTAGTTGGGAATTTTCTAAAGAGAAAGGAAGGTTTCACCCTCGAAAATTTAAGGGACCAGGGACCCGAATGGACCAGAGAGCTCATTGACGAGCAGGGTTTTTTCCGGACCTTTCCGAATATCCACGGTATGGACGGATTCTTTGCAGCCCTTTTCCTGAGGAGAAGATGAGACCAGACCCTTGCCCCTGAATCCGGGGGGCCGTGATTTTTCAAGGAGAAAGCTATGGGTAAGATTGCACCCTCTATTCTTTCGGCGGATTTTACGAGGCTCGGTGAAGAG
This genomic stretch from Deltaproteobacteria bacterium harbors:
- the rsmB gene encoding 16S rRNA (cytosine(967)-C(5))-methyltransferase RsmB, with the translated sequence MKKKAPRNLALEILDALPPRRSTSISLVENRLLGQASLPARDRAFLMHLVQGVLRWRMRLDWIIGQVSDHPIKKIHPRILNILRIGIYQILFMDRVPDSATVNEAVEQAKAVGLGRLAPFVNGVLRQVCRTWRTLPYPDRQEDPAGFLSVYYSYPRWLVERWMDTWGEGFTEELLSAGNQIPSLTLRTNTLKADRPSLIKLLAEEGVSGVPAPYAPEGVLLPEFRGRVTELRAFKKGLFQVQDQAAQIASHLLRVKPGEWVLDVCAGLGGKATHLAQLMENQGGVIALDIHHGRLLDLQGAKRRLGLSRIFTVQADAGQAIANLFQYRFDRILVDAPCSGLGVLSRHPDGKWNKGEADILRLSTLQTRILSEAAGLLRPGGRMLYVTCTLSKEENEGVVGNFLKRKEGFTLENLRDQGPEWTRELIDEQGFFRTFPNIHGMDGFFAALFLRRR